In Hippoglossus hippoglossus isolate fHipHip1 chromosome 24, fHipHip1.pri, whole genome shotgun sequence, a single genomic region encodes these proteins:
- the agbl5 gene encoding cytosolic carboxypeptidase-like protein 5 isoform X4, giving the protein METRIGNIVFSSKFDSGNLARVEKVEKGSSSPASDTTSSGSAPSGSTLCPDYEFNVWTQPDCAGTEHENGNRSWFYFSLRGTAPGKILKINVMNMNNQRKLYSQGMTPLVRTLPGKNRWERIRERPTSEILDNQFILSFTHRLSEVRGATTYFSFCFPFSYTECQEMLQQLDASHPNAAHLNPSSAPASVYYHRELLCHSLDGNRVDLLTVTNCSGMQEEREPRLPKLFPDTNTPRPHRFPNKRVFFLSSRVHPGETPSSFVFNGFLNFILRRDDPRAHALRSMFVFKLIPMLNPDGVVRGHYRTDSRGVNLNRQYLNPIPELHPSIYAAKTLLLHHHTHNRLHKTQCSTHNNNVTNTHTTPLNTKPSNQHPAPPPTAPEISLNQRVAEKDANPAQPEVPMVTEENVWVNTEMGKEEPKSSSSSPDTVASVTAEETVPLVEEQESVPPQEGGVAYYVDLHGHASKRGCFMYGNSLSDESQQVENMLYPRLIAVNSAHFEFLGCNFSEKNMYARDKRDGQSKEGSGRVAMHKAIGLLHSYTLECNYNTGKTMNTIPPACHDNGRATPPPPPSFPPKYTPEIFEQVGRAVAISALDMVESNPWPRLVLSEHSCLTNLRAWILKHVRNTKGLNTHSHAHPPTRIHHNGSKASPPKSFNNCLSGSASENTLSRVRCNSQSSSSQTPSPKMHNSPSFTFGCPPPRTHSQHNSTHTSGRGGNKTLGPVRGLSCPDSQAGGPGSEGLSRMPFPMRPGRVGRGCRTLTVTRHSTEACKEAAKDSGPDHILSSIKFSKCDLQPQVSRVAIRRMGSTDVPSPPRDSKTTPFRNNASLPGQKDESATMKVWKLLRPGLQRHLSLSGVSGKDGAIQLASKALIKKSTDRSLHYTCSDIIETAPEVDEILKQVEEPPAMPLPEPVNMCDTVTLCGKA; this is encoded by the exons ATGGAGACTCGCATTGGTAACATCGTGTTCAGCTCCAAGTTTGACTCAGGGAACCTGGCACGtgtggagaaagtggagaaggGCAGCTCCAGCCCTGCCTCTGACACGACTTCCAGTGGGAGCGCACCCTCAGGATCAACCCTTTGCCCTGATTACGAGTTCAATGTGTGGACGCAGCCAGACTGCGCCGGCACAGAACATGAGAATGGAAACAG atcaTGGTTCTACTTCAGCTTGCGTGGCACAGCACCTGGGAAGATACTGAAGATCAATGTGATGAACATGAACAACCAGAGGAAGCTCTACAGCCAGGGCATGACTCCTCTTGTACGCACTTTACCTGGCAAGAACCGGTGGGAAAGGATCCGAGAAAGACCCACATCAgag ATACTAGATAACCAGTTCATCCTCTCATTCACTCACCGGCTGTCAGAGGTGCGAGGGGCAACCACCTACTTCTCCTTCTGCTTTCCATTCTCCTACACTGAGTGTCAGGAGATGCTGCAGCAGTTGGATGCGAGCCACCCCAATGCTGCTCATCTCAATCCAAGCAG TGCACCGGCCAGTGTGTATTATCATCGGGAGTTGCTGTGCCACTCTCTAGATGGCAACAGGGTGGACCTGCTCACTGTGACCAACTGCAGCGGGATGCAGGAGGAGCGAGAACCCCGTCTGCCGAAGCTGTTTCCCGACACCAACACTCCAAGACCACATCGCTTCCCCAACAAAAGG GTGTTTTTCCTCAGCAGTCGGGTGCACCCAGGGGAGACTCCCTCATCCTTTGTGTTTAACGGTTTCTTGAACTTTATCCTACGAAGAGACGACCCACGTGCTCATGCACTTCGGAGCATGTTTGTGTTCAAGCTCATTCCCATGCTCAACCCAGACGGGGTTGTCCGCGGACACTACAG GACTGATTCCAGAGGAGTGAACTTGAACAGACAATACCTGAACCCCATCCCTGAGCTGCACCCATCCATCTACGCAGCCAAAACACTGttgctccaccaccacacacacaaccgctTGCACAAAACGCAGTGCAGCACGCACAACAACAAcgttacaaacacacacaccactcccCTCAACACCAAACCCTCCAATCAACACCCTGCCCCTCCCCCCACCGCTCCTGAAATCAGCTTGAACCAACGAGTTGCTGAGAAAGATGCAAATCCTGCGCAGCCGGAAGTTCCCATGGTGACGGAGGAAAACGTCTGGGTGAACACGGAGATGGGGAAAGAAGAGCCGAAAAGCTCATCAAGCTCCCCAGACACTGTAGCCTCTGTTACTGCAGAAGAAACAGTCCCCctggtggaggagcaggaatCGGTTCCACCCCAGGAGGGAGGTGTGGCATATTATGTGGACTTACATGGCCACGCCTCCAAACGCGGATGTTTCATGTATGGGAACAGCCTTTCTGATGAGAGCCAGCAG GTAGAGAACATGCTGTACCCGAGGCTGATTGCGGTTAACTCTGCTCACTTTGAATTCCTTGGTTGTAACTTCTCGGAGAAGAACATGTACGCTCGGGACAAGAGAGATGGGCAGTCTAAAGAAGGCAGCGGGCGGGTGGCCATGCACAAGGCCATAGGGCTGCTTCACAG CTACACTTTGGAGTGCAACTATAACACGGGAAAAACCATGAACACCATCCCACCTGCCTGCCATGACAACGGACGGGCAACCCCGCCCCCACCTCCatcatttcccccaaaatacACTCCGGAAATATTTGAACAG GTGGGGCGTGCCGTAGCCATCTCAGCCCTGGACATGGTTGAGTCTAACCCTTGGCCGCGGCTGGTTCTGTCAGAGCACAGCTGCCTGACAAATCTCCGAGCCTGGATCCTCAAGCACGTCCGCAACACCAAaggcctgaacacacacagccacGCCCACCCCCCAACAAGAATACACCACAACGGCAGCAAGGCTTCCCCGCCAAAGAGTTTCAACAA CTGTCTGTCTGGCTCAGCATCAGAGAACACCCTCAGCCGCGTTCGCTGCAACAGCCAGAGTAGCAGCAGCCAGACGCCCTCCCCCAAGATGCACAACTCCCCGAGCTTTACTTTTGGCTGCCCTCCACCCCGAACTCACTCGCAGCACAACAGCACGCACACAAGCGGACGTGGAGGCAACAAGACACTCGGGCCAGTCAGAG GCCTCAGCTGTCCAGACTCTCAGGCTGGTGGACCCGGTTCAGAGGGTTTGTCCAGAATGCCTTTCCCCATGCGTCCTGGCCGGGTGGGGAGAGGGTGCCGAACTCTAACGGTCACTCGTCATTCCACAGAGGCCTGTAAAGAG GCTGCTAAAGACTCGGGACCTGATCACATCCTTTCCTCTATCAAATTCAGCAA GTGTGACCTGCAGCCTCAAGTGAGCCGCGTCGCCATTCGGAGGATGGGGTCGACTGACGTCCCTTCCCCCCCACGCGACAGTAAAACAACCCCCTTTAGAAATAATGCATCCTTACCTGGACAAAAAGATGAGTCGGCCACCATGAAAGTCTGGAAGCTGCTCAGACCAGGTCTCCAACGGCACCTGTCGCTGTCAG GTGTATCGGGGAAAGACGGTGCCATACAGCTGGCCTCGAAAGCCCTAATAAAGAAGAGCACCGACAGGAGTTTACACTACACATGCAGTGATATCATAGAAACTGCACCTGAGGTGGATGAAATACTGAAACAG GTTGAGGAACCTCCAGCGATGCCTCTGCCTGAGCCTGTGAACATGTGTGACACAGTGACCCTGTGTGGAAAAGCCTAG
- the agbl5 gene encoding cytosolic carboxypeptidase-like protein 5 isoform X1: METRIGNIVFSSKFDSGNLARVEKVEKGSSSPASDTTSSGSAPSGSTLCPDYEFNVWTQPDCAGTEHENGNRSWFYFSLRGTAPGKILKINVMNMNNQRKLYSQGMTPLVRTLPGKNRWERIRERPTSEILDNQFILSFTHRLSEVRGATTYFSFCFPFSYTECQEMLQQLDASHPNAAHLNPSSAPASVYYHRELLCHSLDGNRVDLLTVTNCSGMQEEREPRLPKLFPDTNTPRPHRFPNKRVFFLSSRVHPGETPSSFVFNGFLNFILRRDDPRAHALRSMFVFKLIPMLNPDGVVRGHYRTDSRGVNLNRQYLNPIPELHPSIYAAKTLLLHHHTHNRLHKTQCSTHNNNVTNTHTTPLNTKPSNQHPAPPPTAPEISLNQRVAEKDANPAQPEVPMVTEENVWVNTEMGKEEPKSSSSSPDTVASVTAEETVPLVEEQESVPPQEGGVAYYVDLHGHASKRGCFMYGNSLSDESQQVENMLYPRLIAVNSAHFEFLGCNFSEKNMYARDKRDGQSKEGSGRVAMHKAIGLLHSYTLECNYNTGKTMNTIPPACHDNGRATPPPPPSFPPKYTPEIFEQVGRAVAISALDMVESNPWPRLVLSEHSCLTNLRAWILKHVRNTKGLNTHSHAHPPTRIHHNGSKASPPKSFNNSCLSGSASENTLSRVRCNSQSSSSQTPSPKMHNSPSFTFGCPPPRTHSQHNSTHTSGRGGNKTLGPVRETKPQEKRRPPHHRSILRSPSNSHAPSRPPNSPPSSSSSSSSSVCAAGSCPLPASVSMTGLSCPDSQAGGPGSEGLSRMPFPMRPGRVGRGCRTLTVTRHSTEACKEAAKDSGPDHILSSIKFSKCDLQPQVSRVAIRRMGSTDVPSPPRDSKTTPFRNNASLPGQKDESATMKVWKLLRPGLQRHLSLSGVSGKDGAIQLASKALIKKSTDRSLHYTCSDIIETAPEVDEILKQVEEPPAMPLPEPVNMCDTVTLCGKA; the protein is encoded by the exons ATGGAGACTCGCATTGGTAACATCGTGTTCAGCTCCAAGTTTGACTCAGGGAACCTGGCACGtgtggagaaagtggagaaggGCAGCTCCAGCCCTGCCTCTGACACGACTTCCAGTGGGAGCGCACCCTCAGGATCAACCCTTTGCCCTGATTACGAGTTCAATGTGTGGACGCAGCCAGACTGCGCCGGCACAGAACATGAGAATGGAAACAG atcaTGGTTCTACTTCAGCTTGCGTGGCACAGCACCTGGGAAGATACTGAAGATCAATGTGATGAACATGAACAACCAGAGGAAGCTCTACAGCCAGGGCATGACTCCTCTTGTACGCACTTTACCTGGCAAGAACCGGTGGGAAAGGATCCGAGAAAGACCCACATCAgag ATACTAGATAACCAGTTCATCCTCTCATTCACTCACCGGCTGTCAGAGGTGCGAGGGGCAACCACCTACTTCTCCTTCTGCTTTCCATTCTCCTACACTGAGTGTCAGGAGATGCTGCAGCAGTTGGATGCGAGCCACCCCAATGCTGCTCATCTCAATCCAAGCAG TGCACCGGCCAGTGTGTATTATCATCGGGAGTTGCTGTGCCACTCTCTAGATGGCAACAGGGTGGACCTGCTCACTGTGACCAACTGCAGCGGGATGCAGGAGGAGCGAGAACCCCGTCTGCCGAAGCTGTTTCCCGACACCAACACTCCAAGACCACATCGCTTCCCCAACAAAAGG GTGTTTTTCCTCAGCAGTCGGGTGCACCCAGGGGAGACTCCCTCATCCTTTGTGTTTAACGGTTTCTTGAACTTTATCCTACGAAGAGACGACCCACGTGCTCATGCACTTCGGAGCATGTTTGTGTTCAAGCTCATTCCCATGCTCAACCCAGACGGGGTTGTCCGCGGACACTACAG GACTGATTCCAGAGGAGTGAACTTGAACAGACAATACCTGAACCCCATCCCTGAGCTGCACCCATCCATCTACGCAGCCAAAACACTGttgctccaccaccacacacacaaccgctTGCACAAAACGCAGTGCAGCACGCACAACAACAAcgttacaaacacacacaccactcccCTCAACACCAAACCCTCCAATCAACACCCTGCCCCTCCCCCCACCGCTCCTGAAATCAGCTTGAACCAACGAGTTGCTGAGAAAGATGCAAATCCTGCGCAGCCGGAAGTTCCCATGGTGACGGAGGAAAACGTCTGGGTGAACACGGAGATGGGGAAAGAAGAGCCGAAAAGCTCATCAAGCTCCCCAGACACTGTAGCCTCTGTTACTGCAGAAGAAACAGTCCCCctggtggaggagcaggaatCGGTTCCACCCCAGGAGGGAGGTGTGGCATATTATGTGGACTTACATGGCCACGCCTCCAAACGCGGATGTTTCATGTATGGGAACAGCCTTTCTGATGAGAGCCAGCAG GTAGAGAACATGCTGTACCCGAGGCTGATTGCGGTTAACTCTGCTCACTTTGAATTCCTTGGTTGTAACTTCTCGGAGAAGAACATGTACGCTCGGGACAAGAGAGATGGGCAGTCTAAAGAAGGCAGCGGGCGGGTGGCCATGCACAAGGCCATAGGGCTGCTTCACAG CTACACTTTGGAGTGCAACTATAACACGGGAAAAACCATGAACACCATCCCACCTGCCTGCCATGACAACGGACGGGCAACCCCGCCCCCACCTCCatcatttcccccaaaatacACTCCGGAAATATTTGAACAG GTGGGGCGTGCCGTAGCCATCTCAGCCCTGGACATGGTTGAGTCTAACCCTTGGCCGCGGCTGGTTCTGTCAGAGCACAGCTGCCTGACAAATCTCCGAGCCTGGATCCTCAAGCACGTCCGCAACACCAAaggcctgaacacacacagccacGCCCACCCCCCAACAAGAATACACCACAACGGCAGCAAGGCTTCCCCGCCAAAGAGTTTCAACAA CAGCTGTCTGTCTGGCTCAGCATCAGAGAACACCCTCAGCCGCGTTCGCTGCAACAGCCAGAGTAGCAGCAGCCAGACGCCCTCCCCCAAGATGCACAACTCCCCGAGCTTTACTTTTGGCTGCCCTCCACCCCGAACTCACTCGCAGCACAACAGCACGCACACAAGCGGACGTGGAGGCAACAAGACACTCGGGCCAGTCAGAG AAACTAAGCCTCAGGAGAAGAGACGTCCCCCCCACCACCGCTCCATCCTACGGTCTCCCAGCAACAGCCACGCACCCTCACGCCCCCCTAACtcacccccttcctcctcctcctcctcatcttcctcagtgTGTGCGGCGGGCTCCTGTCCCCTCCCGGCCTCCGTCAGTATGACAG GCCTCAGCTGTCCAGACTCTCAGGCTGGTGGACCCGGTTCAGAGGGTTTGTCCAGAATGCCTTTCCCCATGCGTCCTGGCCGGGTGGGGAGAGGGTGCCGAACTCTAACGGTCACTCGTCATTCCACAGAGGCCTGTAAAGAG GCTGCTAAAGACTCGGGACCTGATCACATCCTTTCCTCTATCAAATTCAGCAA GTGTGACCTGCAGCCTCAAGTGAGCCGCGTCGCCATTCGGAGGATGGGGTCGACTGACGTCCCTTCCCCCCCACGCGACAGTAAAACAACCCCCTTTAGAAATAATGCATCCTTACCTGGACAAAAAGATGAGTCGGCCACCATGAAAGTCTGGAAGCTGCTCAGACCAGGTCTCCAACGGCACCTGTCGCTGTCAG GTGTATCGGGGAAAGACGGTGCCATACAGCTGGCCTCGAAAGCCCTAATAAAGAAGAGCACCGACAGGAGTTTACACTACACATGCAGTGATATCATAGAAACTGCACCTGAGGTGGATGAAATACTGAAACAG GTTGAGGAACCTCCAGCGATGCCTCTGCCTGAGCCTGTGAACATGTGTGACACAGTGACCCTGTGTGGAAAAGCCTAG
- the agbl5 gene encoding cytosolic carboxypeptidase-like protein 5 isoform X2: protein METRIGNIVFSSKFDSGNLARVEKVEKGSSSPASDTTSSGSAPSGSTLCPDYEFNVWTQPDCAGTEHENGNRSWFYFSLRGTAPGKILKINVMNMNNQRKLYSQGMTPLVRTLPGKNRWERIRERPTSEILDNQFILSFTHRLSEVRGATTYFSFCFPFSYTECQEMLQQLDASHPNAAHLNPSSAPASVYYHRELLCHSLDGNRVDLLTVTNCSGMQEEREPRLPKLFPDTNTPRPHRFPNKRVFFLSSRVHPGETPSSFVFNGFLNFILRRDDPRAHALRSMFVFKLIPMLNPDGVVRGHYRTDSRGVNLNRQYLNPIPELHPSIYAAKTLLLHHHTHNRLHKTQCSTHNNNVTNTHTTPLNTKPSNQHPAPPPTAPEISLNQRVAEKDANPAQPEVPMVTEENVWVNTEMGKEEPKSSSSSPDTVASVTAEETVPLVEEQESVPPQEGGVAYYVDLHGHASKRGCFMYGNSLSDESQQVENMLYPRLIAVNSAHFEFLGCNFSEKNMYARDKRDGQSKEGSGRVAMHKAIGLLHSYTLECNYNTGKTMNTIPPACHDNGRATPPPPPSFPPKYTPEIFEQVGRAVAISALDMVESNPWPRLVLSEHSCLTNLRAWILKHVRNTKGLNTHSHAHPPTRIHHNGSKASPPKSFNNCLSGSASENTLSRVRCNSQSSSSQTPSPKMHNSPSFTFGCPPPRTHSQHNSTHTSGRGGNKTLGPVRETKPQEKRRPPHHRSILRSPSNSHAPSRPPNSPPSSSSSSSSSVCAAGSCPLPASVSMTGLSCPDSQAGGPGSEGLSRMPFPMRPGRVGRGCRTLTVTRHSTEACKEAAKDSGPDHILSSIKFSKCDLQPQVSRVAIRRMGSTDVPSPPRDSKTTPFRNNASLPGQKDESATMKVWKLLRPGLQRHLSLSGVSGKDGAIQLASKALIKKSTDRSLHYTCSDIIETAPEVDEILKQVEEPPAMPLPEPVNMCDTVTLCGKA, encoded by the exons ATGGAGACTCGCATTGGTAACATCGTGTTCAGCTCCAAGTTTGACTCAGGGAACCTGGCACGtgtggagaaagtggagaaggGCAGCTCCAGCCCTGCCTCTGACACGACTTCCAGTGGGAGCGCACCCTCAGGATCAACCCTTTGCCCTGATTACGAGTTCAATGTGTGGACGCAGCCAGACTGCGCCGGCACAGAACATGAGAATGGAAACAG atcaTGGTTCTACTTCAGCTTGCGTGGCACAGCACCTGGGAAGATACTGAAGATCAATGTGATGAACATGAACAACCAGAGGAAGCTCTACAGCCAGGGCATGACTCCTCTTGTACGCACTTTACCTGGCAAGAACCGGTGGGAAAGGATCCGAGAAAGACCCACATCAgag ATACTAGATAACCAGTTCATCCTCTCATTCACTCACCGGCTGTCAGAGGTGCGAGGGGCAACCACCTACTTCTCCTTCTGCTTTCCATTCTCCTACACTGAGTGTCAGGAGATGCTGCAGCAGTTGGATGCGAGCCACCCCAATGCTGCTCATCTCAATCCAAGCAG TGCACCGGCCAGTGTGTATTATCATCGGGAGTTGCTGTGCCACTCTCTAGATGGCAACAGGGTGGACCTGCTCACTGTGACCAACTGCAGCGGGATGCAGGAGGAGCGAGAACCCCGTCTGCCGAAGCTGTTTCCCGACACCAACACTCCAAGACCACATCGCTTCCCCAACAAAAGG GTGTTTTTCCTCAGCAGTCGGGTGCACCCAGGGGAGACTCCCTCATCCTTTGTGTTTAACGGTTTCTTGAACTTTATCCTACGAAGAGACGACCCACGTGCTCATGCACTTCGGAGCATGTTTGTGTTCAAGCTCATTCCCATGCTCAACCCAGACGGGGTTGTCCGCGGACACTACAG GACTGATTCCAGAGGAGTGAACTTGAACAGACAATACCTGAACCCCATCCCTGAGCTGCACCCATCCATCTACGCAGCCAAAACACTGttgctccaccaccacacacacaaccgctTGCACAAAACGCAGTGCAGCACGCACAACAACAAcgttacaaacacacacaccactcccCTCAACACCAAACCCTCCAATCAACACCCTGCCCCTCCCCCCACCGCTCCTGAAATCAGCTTGAACCAACGAGTTGCTGAGAAAGATGCAAATCCTGCGCAGCCGGAAGTTCCCATGGTGACGGAGGAAAACGTCTGGGTGAACACGGAGATGGGGAAAGAAGAGCCGAAAAGCTCATCAAGCTCCCCAGACACTGTAGCCTCTGTTACTGCAGAAGAAACAGTCCCCctggtggaggagcaggaatCGGTTCCACCCCAGGAGGGAGGTGTGGCATATTATGTGGACTTACATGGCCACGCCTCCAAACGCGGATGTTTCATGTATGGGAACAGCCTTTCTGATGAGAGCCAGCAG GTAGAGAACATGCTGTACCCGAGGCTGATTGCGGTTAACTCTGCTCACTTTGAATTCCTTGGTTGTAACTTCTCGGAGAAGAACATGTACGCTCGGGACAAGAGAGATGGGCAGTCTAAAGAAGGCAGCGGGCGGGTGGCCATGCACAAGGCCATAGGGCTGCTTCACAG CTACACTTTGGAGTGCAACTATAACACGGGAAAAACCATGAACACCATCCCACCTGCCTGCCATGACAACGGACGGGCAACCCCGCCCCCACCTCCatcatttcccccaaaatacACTCCGGAAATATTTGAACAG GTGGGGCGTGCCGTAGCCATCTCAGCCCTGGACATGGTTGAGTCTAACCCTTGGCCGCGGCTGGTTCTGTCAGAGCACAGCTGCCTGACAAATCTCCGAGCCTGGATCCTCAAGCACGTCCGCAACACCAAaggcctgaacacacacagccacGCCCACCCCCCAACAAGAATACACCACAACGGCAGCAAGGCTTCCCCGCCAAAGAGTTTCAACAA CTGTCTGTCTGGCTCAGCATCAGAGAACACCCTCAGCCGCGTTCGCTGCAACAGCCAGAGTAGCAGCAGCCAGACGCCCTCCCCCAAGATGCACAACTCCCCGAGCTTTACTTTTGGCTGCCCTCCACCCCGAACTCACTCGCAGCACAACAGCACGCACACAAGCGGACGTGGAGGCAACAAGACACTCGGGCCAGTCAGAG AAACTAAGCCTCAGGAGAAGAGACGTCCCCCCCACCACCGCTCCATCCTACGGTCTCCCAGCAACAGCCACGCACCCTCACGCCCCCCTAACtcacccccttcctcctcctcctcctcatcttcctcagtgTGTGCGGCGGGCTCCTGTCCCCTCCCGGCCTCCGTCAGTATGACAG GCCTCAGCTGTCCAGACTCTCAGGCTGGTGGACCCGGTTCAGAGGGTTTGTCCAGAATGCCTTTCCCCATGCGTCCTGGCCGGGTGGGGAGAGGGTGCCGAACTCTAACGGTCACTCGTCATTCCACAGAGGCCTGTAAAGAG GCTGCTAAAGACTCGGGACCTGATCACATCCTTTCCTCTATCAAATTCAGCAA GTGTGACCTGCAGCCTCAAGTGAGCCGCGTCGCCATTCGGAGGATGGGGTCGACTGACGTCCCTTCCCCCCCACGCGACAGTAAAACAACCCCCTTTAGAAATAATGCATCCTTACCTGGACAAAAAGATGAGTCGGCCACCATGAAAGTCTGGAAGCTGCTCAGACCAGGTCTCCAACGGCACCTGTCGCTGTCAG GTGTATCGGGGAAAGACGGTGCCATACAGCTGGCCTCGAAAGCCCTAATAAAGAAGAGCACCGACAGGAGTTTACACTACACATGCAGTGATATCATAGAAACTGCACCTGAGGTGGATGAAATACTGAAACAG GTTGAGGAACCTCCAGCGATGCCTCTGCCTGAGCCTGTGAACATGTGTGACACAGTGACCCTGTGTGGAAAAGCCTAG